From one Eucalyptus grandis isolate ANBG69807.140 chromosome 9, ASM1654582v1, whole genome shotgun sequence genomic stretch:
- the LOC104419083 gene encoding uncharacterized protein LOC104419083 translates to MAAFLYHVFSSSSLLSLGLYHSISATRSHLKSPSTYAARPHHPLPPSAHPRLRPLQLYLASLCLLVAFCHQALSASDADPLLKGSTPVHRFSSLQSAAVLLLFLLLSLSLLLSDLLPLPPPLPHDLSFALASAAFFLQSSSSSAAASVQNSDLQAKCDSVSALVSALSSLLCLALACSPRLFVADVALGASFCLQGLWSLQTGLSLYVDAFIPEGCHKLLDVVNGVEGSTKCDLEESRLRAVAILDLVFVVHVMFVVVIVLVVYAAVAKSVGVRRMGSYEALPTTGDRDANNHIQMKALSGTQA, encoded by the coding sequence ATGGCGGCCTTCCTGTACCAcgtcttctcctcctcctccctcctctccctcgGCCTCTACCACTCCATCTCCGCCACCCGGAGCCACCTGAAATCCCCCTCCACCTACGCCGCCCGGCCTCACCACCCGCTCCCGCCGTCCGCCCACCCCCGCCTCCGCCCCCTCCAGCTCTACCTGGCCTCCCTCTGCCTCCTCGTCGCCTTCTGCCACCAGGCCCTCTCCGCCTCCGACGCCGACCCCCTCCTCAAGGGCTCCACCCCCGTCCACCGCTTCTCCTCCCTCCAGTCTGCCGccgtcctcctcctcttcctcctcctctccctctccctcctcctctccgacctcctccccctccctcctcccctcccccaCGACCTCTCCTTCGCCCTCGCCTCTGCCGCCTTCTTCCTCcagtcctcctcctcctccgccgccgcctccgtccAGAACTCCGACCTCCAGGCCAAGTGCGACTCCGTCTCCGCCCTCGTCTCcgccctctcctccctcctctgcCTCGCCCTCGCCTGCTCCCCGCGCCTCTTCGTCGCCGACGTCGCCCTCGGGGCCTCCTTCTGCCTCCAGGGCCTCTGGTCCCTGCAGACGGGGCTCTCCCTCTACGTCGACGCCTTCATCCCCGAAGGGTGTCACAAGCTGCTCGATGTGGTCAATGGGGTGGAGGGATCTACCAAGTGCGATTTGGAGGAGTCGAGGTTGAGGGCCGTCGCCATTCTTGATCTGGTGTTTGTGGTCCACGTCATGTTCGTGGTGGTCATCGTGTTGGTCGTTTACGCTGCCGTGGCTAAGAGCGTAGGCGTGAGGAGGATGGGGTCTTACGAAGCGTTGCCTACGACTGGGGATCGAGATGCGAATAACCATATTCAGATGAAGGCTTTGTCCGGCACGCAGGCTTGA
- the LOC104419084 gene encoding ATP-dependent DNA helicase At3g02060, chloroplastic — MSALCPVPDISTRFFSRPRPPGHLWSIFFPVRCSRSPRTGRSFRIARAVYTEGASVGGVARLAGQRQRRDRPSEPETDAIALLNERIRRDQGGRGEASSRNAMDSEEAEKYIRQVKEQQQRGLQKLKGDGHGKGGTFSYKVDPYTLRSGDYVVHKKVGIGRFVGIKFDVPKGSTVPIEYVFMEYADGMAKLPVRQASRMLYRYNLPNETKRPKTLSKLSDTSAWERRKTKGKVAIQKMVVDLMELYLHRLKQRRPPYPKSPDMADFTAQFPYEPTPDQKKAFIDVERDLNERETPMDRLICGDVGFGKTEVALRAIFCVVLAGKQAMVLAPTIVLAKQHFDVISERFSQYPNIRIGLLSRFQTRSEKEEYLSMIKNGHLDIIVGTHSLLGSRVVYNNLGLLVVDEEQRFGVKQKEKIASFKTSVDVLTLSATPIPRTLYLALTGFRDASLISTPPPERVPIKTHLSAFSKEKVIQAIKYELDRGGQVFYVLPRIKGLEEVMDFLEQSFPDIEIAIAHGKQYSKQLEDTMEKFAQGDIKILICTNIVESGLDIQNANTIIIQDVQQFGLAQLYQLRGRVGRCDKEAHAHLFYPDKSLLSDQALERLAALEECRELGQGFQLAERDMGIRGFGTIFGEQQTGDVGNVGIDLFFEMLFESLSKVEQHRVLPMYYQDVQIDININPHLPSEYINHLENPLEIIDEAEKAAEKDIWSLMQFTENLRRQYGKEPRSMEILLKKLYVRRMAADLGISRIYASGKMVGMKTNMTKQVFKLMTDSMVSDMHRNSLVYEGDHIKAELLLELPREQLLNWIFQCLAELYASLPTLIKY; from the exons atGTCCGCGCTATGTCCGGTGCCGGACATATCCACGCGCTTCTTCTCCAGGCCCCGGCCCCCCGGCCACCTGTGGAGCATCTTCTTCCCCGTCCGGTGCTCCCGCTCCCCCAGGACTGGCCGCTCCTTCCGCATAGCCAGAGCCGTCTACACCGAGGGCGCCTCCGTCGGCGGTgtcgcgaggctcgccggccagcGGCAGCGGCGGGACAGGCCCTCCGAGCCCGAGACGGACGCGATCGCGCTCCTGAACGAGAGGATCCGGCGCGACCAGGGCGGCCGGGGGGAGGCGTCGTCGAGGAACGCGATGGACTCGGAGGAGGCGGAGAAGTACATCCGGCAGGTGAAGGAGCAGCAGCAGAGGGGGCTGCAGAAGCTCAAGGGGGACGGGCATGGGAAGGGCGGGACGTTCAGTTACAAGGTGGACCCCTACACGCTCCGCTCGGGAGATTACGTGGTGCATAAGAAGGTAGGGATCGGGAGGTTTGTCGGAATCAAGTTCGATGTGCCCAAGGGATCGACCGTGCCGATAGAGTATGTTTTCATGGAGTATGCGGATGGAATGGCGAAGCTCCCGGTTAGGCAGGCGTCCCGCATGCTTTACCGATACAATCT TccaaatgaaacaaaaagacCTAAGACGTTGAGCAAACTGAGTGATACTAGTGCATGGGAGAGAAGAAAGACTAAAGGAAAGGTTGCAATCCAGAAAATGGTTGTTGACTTGATGGAACTATATTTACATAGGCTTAAACAGAGAAGGCCTCCCTATCCAAAAAGTCCTGACATGGCTGATTTTACAGCTCAATTTCCTTATGAGCCCACCCCGGATCAAAAAAAG GCTTTTATTGATGTCGAGAGGGATCTGAATGAGAGGGAAACTCCAATGGACAGGTTAATTTGTGGTGATGTTGGATTTGGTAAAACTGAAGTTGCACTACGTGCAATCTTTTGTGTAGTCTTGGCAGGGAAGCAAGCTATGGTTTTGGCACCAACAATTGTTCTAGCCAAACAGCATTTTGATGTTATCTCTGAACGGTTCTCGCAGTACCCCAATATAAGGATTGGACTTTTGAGCCGATTTCAG ACCAGATCCGAAAAAGAAGAGTATCTTAGCATGATCAAGAATGGTCATCTGGATATCATAGTTGGTACTCATTCACTTCTTGGAAGTCGTGTAGTGTACAATAATCTCGGGCTTCTTGTGGTGGATGAAGAACAG AGATTTGGTGTCAAACAGAAGGAAAAGATTGCTTCATTTAAAACTTCAGTTGATGTTCTCACTCTCTCGGCAACACCCATACCACGAACCCTTTATTTAGCATTGACTGGGTTTCGTGATGCAAG TTTAATTTCAACTCCACCTCCAGAAAGAGTTCCTATAAAGACTCATCTTTCAGCCTTTAGCAAAGAGAAAGTAATTCAAGCAATCAAGTATGAGCTAGATCGAGGTGGCCaagttttttatgttttgccaaGGATTAAAG GACTTGAAGAAGTGATGGATTTTCTTGAACAGTCATTCCCAGATATTGAAATCGCTATTGCACATGGCAAG CAATATTCAAAGCAGCTTGAGGACACCATGGAGAAATTTGCTCAAGGTGacatcaaaattttaatatgcacGAACATTGTGGAGAGTGGCCTTGAcattcaaaatgcaaataccatCATCATTCAAGATGTTCAACAATTTGGACTCGCACAACTATATCAG TTGCGTGGAAGGGTGGGGCGCTGTGATAAAGAGGCTCATGCACACTTGTTCTACCCTGATAAGTCGCTGCTATCTGATCAAGCCTTG GAGAGGCTTGCTGCTCTTGAGGAATGCCGCGAACTTGGCCAAGGTTTCCAGCTTGCAGAGAGAGATATGGGTATAAGAGGCTTTGGTACCATCTTTGGCGAGCAACAGACAGGCGATGTGGGGAATGTCGGCATTGATCTCTTTTTCGAAATGCTATTTGAGAGCTTGTCAAAG GTAGAGCAGCATCGCGTACTTCCAATGTATTACCAAGATGTCCAG attgatataaatataaatccCCATCTTCCTTCAGAGTACATAAATCATCTTGAGAACCCCTTGGAAATTATAGATGAAGCCGAGAAAGCTGCTGAGAAAGACATTTGGAGCTTGATGCAGTTTACAGAAAATTTACGTCGGCAATATGGAAAAGAGCCTCGTTCCATggaaattttgttgaagaagctTTATGTGAGAAGAATGGCAGCGGACCTTGGGATTTCAAGGATCTATGCTTCAGGAAAGATGGTTGGAATGAAAACAAACATGACTAAACAGGTTTTCAAACTAATGACAGATTCAATGGTTTCTGATATGCACAGAAATTCATTGGTATATGAGGGAGACCACATTAAG GCCGAGCTGCTTTTAGAGCTTCCAAGAGAGCAACTCTTGAATTGGATTTTTCAGTGCTTGGCAGAACTATATGCTTCATTACCGACTCTGATAAAATACTAG
- the LOC104419085 gene encoding non-specific lipid transfer protein GPI-anchored 30, with product MERRDVWAGLEMAAVLVLVGLLAVEAQAQDTSCLSRLAPCLNYLNGTQDPPSSCCDPLKSVISSDPKCLCSLISNQGAQQAEQAGINVNEAQQLPGRCGQHVNPIACLSGSPSSGNSDENSAGLFLGSSLRTPLAIVALLVTAQILWD from the exons ATGGAGAGAAGGGACGTTTGGGCAGGGCTTGAGATGGCGGCAGTGCTGGTGCTCGTGGGGCTTTTGGCGGTGGAAGCGCAGGCACAAGACACATCCTGCTTGAGCCGGTTAGCTCCTTGCCTGAACTACCTCAATGGGACTCAAGACCCGCCAAGCTCCTGCTGCGACCCTCTGAAGTCCGTGATAAGCTCGGACCCCAAATGCCTGTGCAGCTTGATCAGCAACCAGGGCGCCCAGCAGGCCGAGCAGGCCGGCATCAATGTGAACGAGGCTCAGCAGTTGCCTGGCCGGTGCGGGCAACACGTCAATCCCATCGCTTGCCTCTCGG GTTCTCCTAGTTCCGGGAATTCAGATGAAAACTCGGCTGGCCTCTTTCTAGGTTCGTCGTTGAGGACGCCGCTGGCGATCGTAGCTCTGCTGGTGACTGCTCAGATTCTGTGGGATTAG
- the LOC104419087 gene encoding 40S ribosomal protein S27-2, translating to MVLQNDIDLLNPPAELEKRKHKLKRLVQSPNSFFMDVKCQGCFNITTVFSHSQTVVVCGNCQTVLCQPTGGRARLTEGCSFRRKGD from the exons ATG GTGCTCCAGAACGACATCGATTTGCTGAACCCGCCAGCGGAGCTTGAGAAGAGGAAGCATAAGCTCAAGCGTCTCGTGCAGTCGCCCAATTCCTTCTTCATG GATGTGAAGTGCCAAGGATGCTTCAACAT AACAACTGTTTTTAGCCACTCTCAAACTGTGGTGGTTTGCGGTAACTGCCAGACAGTTTTGTGCCAACCAACTGGAGGGCGCGCCAGACTCACCGAGGGTTGCTCTTTTAGGAGAAAGGGTGATTGA